Proteins from one Kazachstania africana CBS 2517 chromosome 1, complete genome genomic window:
- the KAFR0A07630 gene encoding uncharacterized protein (similar to Saccharomyces cerevisiae YNL190W; ancestral locus Anc_2.62) has protein sequence MKFSTVAAISLATAASFVAAKKESDYTTTKTISTDGTVYTTTSTHSTHKYGKFNKTKKSQASTSSGTHKYGRFDKTKKSQASTSSGTHRYGRFNKTKKSSVSTSSGTHKYGRFDKTKKSSVSTSSGTHKYGRFDKTKKSEASTSSGTHRYGRFNKTKKNSATGTENKAASNSAPKANSMKLLGLTGASAILAGGLLLL, from the coding sequence TGAAGTTTTCCACTGTTGCTGCTATCAGTTTAGCTACTGCAGCTTCTTTTGTTGCTGCAAAGAAGGAAAGTGATTATACTACAACCAAGACCATCTCTACAGATGGTACTGTTTACACTACCACTTCTACTCATTCTACCCATAAGTACGGTAAGTTCAACAAGACTAAGAAGTCTCAGGCTTCTACCTCCTCTGGTACTCATAAGTATGGTAGATTCGATAAGACTAAGAAATCACAGGCTTCTACCTCTTCTGGTACTCACAGGTACGGTAGATTCAATAAGACTAAGAAGTCCAGTGTCTCCACTTCATCTGGTACTCACAAGTACGGTAGATTCGACAAGACTAAGAAGTCCAGTGTTTCTACTTCATCTGGTACTCACAAGTACGGTAGATTCGACAAGACTAAGAAATCTGAGGCTTCCACTTCTTCCGGTACCCACAGATACGGTAGATTCAACAAGACTAAGAAGAACTCTGCTACAGGAACTGAAAACAAGGCTGCTTCCAACAGTGCACCAAAGGCTAACTCTATGAAATTATTAGGTTTGACTGGTGCTTCCGCCATCTTAGCTGGTGGtttactattattataa